The following proteins are encoded in a genomic region of Oncorhynchus kisutch isolate 150728-3 linkage group LG6, Okis_V2, whole genome shotgun sequence:
- the LOC109893480 gene encoding sphingosine 1-phosphate receptor 2: MTLCRKATVLCHPVVAMKSKYSQYYNRTLIHAYYVFAKDMTSEELEERTNGKAQLSSLNIVFVIICSIIILENLLVLIAVFRNKKFHSAMFFFIGNLAFSDLLAGSAYIANIFLSGPRTFELVPVQWFIREGTAFIALAASVFSLLAIAIERYIAITKVRVYGSNRTCRMFLLIGTCWVTSILLGGLPIIGWNCINNLPECSVLLPLYSKKYILFVVTIFSIILLSIGILYVRIYLIVRSSHQEATNSPAYALLKTVTIVLGVFIVCWLPAFTVLLLDTSCRRLDCPVLSKADIFFGIATLNSALNPLIYTLRSKDMRKEFLRVLCCWGLLTSGRPTDRCLVPLKSSSSMEHCTNKHEHQTTPIMQAECTTCV, translated from the coding sequence ATGACTCTTTGTCGAAAAGCCACCGTGCTCTGCCACCCCGTTGTTGCCATGAAGAGCAAGTATTCCCAGTACTACAACCGGACCCTGATCCATGCCTACTATGTGTTTGCCAAGGACATGACCtcggaggagctggaggagcgcACCAACGGGAAGGCCCAGCTCAGCTCCCTCAACATCGTCTTCGTCATCATCTGCAGCATCATCATTCTGGAGAACTTGCTGGTGCTCATTGCCGTGTTCCGCAACAAGAAGTTCCACTCCGCCATGTTCTTCTTCATTGGGAACCTAGCCTTCTCCGACCTGCTGGCTGGCTCTGCCTACATCGCCAACATCTTCCTATCAGGGCCAAGGACCTTTGAGTTGGTGCCGGTACAGTGGTTCATCCGGGAGGGCACAGCCTTTATAGCGCTGGCCGCCTCCGTCTTCAGCCTACTGGCCATCGCCATCGAGCGCTACATCGCCATCACCAAGGTCAGGGTGTACGGCTCCAACAGGACGTGTCGTATGTTCCTGCTGATCGGGACGTGCTGGGTCACCTCCATCCTCCTGGGGGGCCTGCCGATCATCGGCTGGAACTGCATCAACAACCTGCCTGAGTGCTCGGTCTTGCTGCCTCTCTATTCTAAGAAGTACATCCTGTTTGTGGTCACCATCTTCAGCATCATCCTGCTCTCTATCGGCATCCTTTACGTGCGCATCTACCTGATCGTGCGCTCCAGCCACCAGGAGGCCACCAACTCTCCGGCCTACGCCCTGCTGAAGACGGTCACCATCGTGCTGGGTGTCTTCATCGTGTGCTGGCTGCCCGCCTTCACAGTCCTCCTCCTGGACACCTCCTGCCGCAGGCTGGACTGCCCCGTCCTCTCCAAGGCAGACATCTTCTTCGGCATCGCCACGCTCAACTCGGCACTCAACCCACTGATCTACACGCTACGCAGTAAGGACATGAGAAAAGAGTTCCTGCGCGTGCTGTGCTGCTGGGGGCTGCTGACCAGCGGGCGCCCCACTGACCGATGCCTGGTGCCCCTCAAGAGCTCCAGCTCTATGGAGCACTGTACTAACAAACACGAACACCAGACCACGCCCATCATGCAGGCAGAGTGCACCACCTGTGTCTGA